The following are from one region of the candidate division WOR-3 bacterium genome:
- a CDS encoding polymer-forming cytoskeletal protein, producing the protein MNKEPTPQVDTHIGETTYLKGEIKAKGGIRIDGEFEGNIETKDILIIGLSGKVRVQEAKAKNVKIGGIFSGKLTVEGKAHLEKSARFDGELYCKGLIVEDGVIFNGKCLMDEKMEKIKEVKHKEEK; encoded by the coding sequence ATGAATAAAGAACCAACACCACAGGTAGATACCCATATAGGTGAAACTACATATCTAAAAGGTGAAATAAAAGCAAAAGGAGGAATAAGGATTGATGGAGAATTTGAAGGAAACATTGAAACAAAGGATATATTGATTATAGGCTTAAGTGGAAAAGTTAGAGTACAAGAAGCTAAGGCAAAAAATGTAAAAATTGGGGGGATTTTTTCAGGTAAATTAACTGTTGAGGGAAAAGCACACCTGGAAAAGAGTGCAAGATTTGATGGTGAACTTTACTGTAAGGGACTTATTGTAGAAGATGGTGTTATATTCAACGGGAAGTGTCTTATGGATGAAAAGATGGAAAAAATTAAAGAGGTAAAACATAAGGAAGAGAAATGA
- the purD gene encoding phosphoribosylamine--glycine ligase — protein sequence MEKILVIGSGAREHALSYSLIKKGYDVYVIPGNDGMKEGMKIFPQIKIDFEKIKEFLEREKIKYVLVGPEEPLVKGIKDYLKDTAFVYGPSKKEALLEGEKTFAKEFMAEYGIPTANFEIFDESSKAHKYIEKRKAPLVVKASGLALGKGSIVCKNEEEAHEAVKKIMEEKVFGEAGNLCVIEDFLEGIEISLIISVSGDEYLSFIPSQDHKRVFDNDEGPNTGGMGAYAPCPFVKESLLEEIEEKIIKRTIKGMVNRGFEYQGFLYFGLMLTEKGPYVLEYNVRMGDPEGEVLLYLLDTDLFEIMELTREFKVGKLKKLRFREGYATYVVLASKGYPGEYEKGKLIEGWEKVDSEDRKVFFAGVKEIDGKLYTNGGRVMGVLGYGKNLLESIEKAYEGVNFVNFEGMHYRKDIGKKGLIPF from the coding sequence ATGGAAAAAATTCTTGTAATTGGAAGCGGTGCAAGGGAACATGCTCTTTCTTACTCACTTATTAAAAAGGGATACGATGTCTATGTGATCCCTGGAAATGATGGAATGAAGGAAGGTATGAAAATTTTTCCTCAAATTAAGATTGACTTCGAAAAAATTAAAGAATTTTTAGAAAGGGAAAAAATAAAATATGTTTTAGTTGGACCTGAAGAGCCTCTTGTAAAGGGTATCAAGGATTATCTCAAAGATACTGCCTTTGTATACGGACCATCAAAAAAAGAAGCACTCTTAGAAGGGGAAAAAACTTTTGCCAAAGAATTTATGGCTGAATACGGAATACCAACTGCTAATTTTGAAATTTTTGATGAATCCTCCAAAGCACATAAGTATATTGAAAAAAGGAAAGCACCTCTTGTAGTAAAAGCAAGTGGTCTTGCACTCGGAAAAGGAAGCATTGTATGTAAAAATGAGGAAGAAGCCCATGAAGCAGTTAAAAAAATTATGGAGGAAAAAGTCTTCGGAGAAGCAGGAAATTTATGTGTAATAGAGGATTTTCTTGAAGGAATTGAAATTTCTCTTATTATTTCAGTAAGCGGTGATGAATATTTAAGTTTTATTCCTTCCCAGGATCACAAGAGAGTATTTGATAATGACGAGGGTCCAAATACAGGTGGTATGGGAGCCTATGCACCTTGCCCCTTTGTGAAAGAGTCCCTATTAGAAGAAATTGAGGAAAAGATTATTAAAAGAACTATTAAGGGAATGGTTAATAGAGGATTTGAATATCAGGGCTTTCTTTATTTTGGACTTATGCTTACAGAAAAGGGTCCTTATGTTCTTGAATATAATGTGAGAATGGGGGATCCAGAGGGAGAAGTTCTTCTATATCTTCTTGACACAGATCTATTTGAAATTATGGAGCTTACAAGAGAATTTAAAGTTGGTAAATTAAAAAAACTTAGATTCAGGGAAGGTTACGCTACTTATGTGGTTCTTGCCTCAAAAGGTTATCCAGGGGAATATGAAAAGGGTAAATTGATAGAAGGATGGGAAAAAGTTGACTCCGAAGATAGAAAGGTTTTTTTTGCTGGTGTAAAAGAAATTGATGGAAAACTTTACACTAACGGAGGAAGGGTTATGGGAGTTTTAGGTTATGGGAAAAATCTTTTAGAATCAATTGAAAAAGCTTATGAAGGAGTAAATTTTGTAAATTTTGAAGGTATGCATTACAGGAAGGATATAGGCAAAAAGGGTTTAATTCCCTTTTAA
- the tilS gene encoding tRNA lysidine(34) synthetase TilS: protein MYPRQKMKSLENFEIPEEVFEAIEIFDLIEKRDRILISYSGGPDSTFLTYVLLNLKKKFFLEISLFYLFHKLEGSLSPEKAREFASNLGLKIFIFKEDIRKFAKDNKLNIEEAGRIKRYTLLNEVSEKEGFNKIATAHTLNDALETFLLRFLREGFSLLNPPIKPKYKKLIRPLILTPRDKIIKILKDNDISYHIDIENYTLQRTRNKIRHILIPEIFREFNFSLSKFKKFYIRIIEESKFYEENIKNKIKEYIEEKTPFFVKINREKIKAVSSFEKRELLKNILFEFGFEEELKRGMLLSMEEIFEKGGKIEIKKDLFFVSKGDYVLFMKKIPDFEIPLREGEYEIIKGVRVKVEKNDRDGFLPLYLLNEAKLRFRKPCDLIDIEGKKDLKLKKFFENKKVPFYLRDYILVLEYKGKIVWIEGFEPFIKGKDLKIEVIKWK from the coding sequence ATGTATCCGCGTCAAAAGATGAAGAGCTTAGAGAATTTTGAGATTCCGGAGGAAGTTTTTGAGGCAATTGAAATTTTTGATTTAATTGAAAAACGGGATAGGATTTTAATTTCCTATTCAGGTGGACCTGATTCCACTTTTTTAACCTATGTTCTTTTAAATTTAAAAAAAAAATTTTTTCTTGAAATTTCACTTTTTTATTTATTTCACAAACTTGAAGGCAGTTTGTCCCCTGAAAAAGCAAGAGAGTTTGCCTCTAATTTAGGTTTAAAAATTTTTATATTTAAAGAGGATATAAGAAAATTTGCAAAAGATAATAAGTTGAATATAGAGGAAGCAGGAAGAATTAAAAGATATACTTTACTTAATGAAGTATCAGAAAAAGAGGGTTTTAATAAAATTGCAACAGCCCACACCTTAAACGATGCCCTTGAGACTTTTCTTTTAAGATTTTTGAGAGAGGGTTTTTCTCTTTTAAATCCACCTATAAAACCAAAATATAAGAAATTAATAAGACCACTAATTCTAACTCCAAGGGATAAAATTATAAAGATCTTAAAGGATAATGATATTTCCTACCACATAGACATTGAAAATTACACTCTTCAAAGAACAAGAAATAAAATAAGACATATTTTAATTCCTGAAATTTTTAGAGAATTTAATTTTTCTCTATCAAAGTTTAAAAAATTTTATATAAGAATAATTGAGGAAAGTAAGTTTTATGAAGAAAATATAAAGAATAAAATTAAAGAATATATTGAGGAAAAAACTCCCTTTTTTGTGAAAATAAATAGGGAAAAAATTAAAGCGGTTTCTTCTTTTGAAAAAAGAGAACTGTTGAAAAATATTTTGTTTGAATTTGGTTTTGAGGAGGAATTAAAAAGGGGAATGCTTTTAAGTATGGAAGAAATTTTTGAAAAAGGAGGTAAAATTGAAATTAAAAAGGATTTATTTTTTGTTTCAAAGGGAGATTATGTTCTTTTTATGAAAAAAATACCAGATTTTGAGATTCCCTTGAGAGAAGGGGAATATGAGATAATAAAAGGGGTGAGGGTAAAAGTTGAAAAAAATGATAGGGATGGTTTTTTACCTTTGTATCTTTTAAATGAAGCAAAGTTAAGATTTAGAAAGCCTTGTGACCTTATTGATATTGAAGGTAAAAAGGATTTAAAATTAAAAAAATTTTTTGAAAATAAAAAGGTCCCTTTTTATTTAAGGGATTATATTTTAGTTCTTGAATATAAGGGAAAAATTGTATGGATTGAAGGTTTTGAACCTTTTATCAAGGGAAAGGATTTAAAAATTGAGGTTATAAAATGGAAATAA
- the dnaX gene encoding DNA polymerase III subunit gamma/tau: MGEKDKGINLNFARKYRPQKFSDVIGQEVIKTTLKNAIKMNKLGNEVQALLFAGPRGSGKTSVARIVAKALNCENIKDGEPCDECSSCLEIKRGASLDVLEIDGASYRGIQEAKNIIEITKLVPTKAKYKVFIIDEVHMFSKDAFNALLKTLEEPPKRVFFIFATTELYRVPDTIQSRCLIFEFTPIPEEKIFERLKDVCEKENIKYDEKSLRLITKSSGGSLRDSLQNLEKALYFSGGVLTEEKTRMVLGFLPEEKMEDLLFFISERRGEELLKFLDELLFFYTEKDLLRSFLFFLEDVLKDMEKNIYKRYSRNLSKTDIIRFMQHIFDVEKIIYFIQDPRILILHAFYKMLYLPRSYEIEEILEKGGAFALFERKEEKVKEETENKETKVEETPYEIFLLEIENFNKLIYTIFKEKSKIEDKYIYLKVKEGIEREIIEKEKDKLVEMIKRIFGENFELKIEVEKKEKEKTQELDIITKLENEFSLSLLKEEEK; the protein is encoded by the coding sequence ATGGGAGAAAAAGATAAAGGAATTAATTTAAATTTTGCAAGGAAATATAGACCCCAAAAATTCAGTGATGTCATAGGTCAAGAAGTTATTAAAACAACTTTAAAAAATGCAATTAAGATGAATAAACTGGGAAATGAGGTTCAGGCTCTTTTGTTTGCGGGACCAAGGGGAAGCGGAAAAACATCTGTTGCAAGAATTGTCGCAAAAGCTTTAAATTGTGAAAATATAAAAGATGGTGAACCCTGTGATGAGTGTTCCTCCTGTCTTGAAATAAAAAGAGGAGCATCACTTGATGTTCTTGAAATAGACGGAGCTTCTTACAGGGGTATTCAGGAAGCAAAAAACATAATTGAGATAACTAAACTTGTTCCAACAAAAGCAAAGTATAAAGTTTTTATAATAGATGAAGTTCATATGTTTTCAAAGGATGCCTTTAATGCTCTCTTAAAAACCCTTGAAGAACCGCCAAAGAGAGTTTTTTTTATTTTTGCAACCACTGAACTTTATAGGGTCCCTGATACAATTCAATCAAGGTGCTTGATTTTTGAATTTACACCCATCCCAGAGGAAAAAATTTTTGAAAGATTAAAAGATGTTTGTGAAAAAGAAAATATAAAATATGATGAAAAGTCATTGAGATTAATTACAAAAAGTTCAGGTGGAAGCTTGAGAGATTCTTTACAGAATCTTGAAAAAGCACTTTATTTTTCAGGGGGTGTTTTAACAGAGGAAAAAACAAGAATGGTTTTAGGATTCTTACCTGAAGAAAAAATGGAGGATTTACTTTTCTTTATTTCAGAAAGAAGGGGAGAAGAACTCCTTAAATTTTTAGATGAACTTTTATTCTTTTACACTGAAAAGGACCTTTTAAGGTCTTTTCTCTTCTTTTTGGAAGATGTTTTAAAGGATATGGAAAAAAATATTTATAAAAGATATTCAAGAAATCTATCAAAAACAGACATTATAAGATTTATGCAACATATATTTGATGTTGAAAAGATAATTTATTTTATACAGGATCCGAGAATTTTAATTCTACATGCCTTTTACAAGATGCTTTATCTTCCAAGAAGTTATGAAATTGAAGAAATTCTTGAAAAGGGGGGAGCCTTTGCCCTTTTTGAAAGAAAAGAAGAAAAGGTAAAGGAGGAAACAGAAAATAAAGAAACAAAAGTTGAAGAAACTCCTTATGAAATCTTTTTACTTGAAATAGAAAATTTTAATAAACTTATTTATACTATTTTCAAAGAAAAAAGCAAAATTGAGGATAAATATATTTACTTAAAAGTAAAAGAGGGTATAGAGAGAGAAATAATAGAAAAAGAAAAAGACAAACTTGTAGAAATGATAAAAAGAATATTCGGAGAGAATTTTGAATTAAAAATTGAAGTTGAAAAGAAAGAAAAGGAAAAAACACAAGAATTGGATATAATTACTAAGTTAGAAAATGAGTTTTCCCTTTCTTTGTTAAAGGAGGAAGAAAAATGA
- a CDS encoding phosphoglucosamine mutase: protein MSLFFTVSGLRGISLLSLTPEYVLKVAASFCNLYETPFLIVGRDSRPSGRYFIHAVISAALSKGKKVLDSKIVPTPTLVYSVKKREKESSGIIVTASHNPPEWNALKFVHPEGRFLFEEEIERLKKEIRFFNWEKTFNVGTSKPFDPMEEHIKGIIENKYVLTEIIKEKKFKVGVDTAGGAGFEAFPLLLKKLGCEVFTMDTQYGKYERPFELSVENIKKFGDFVKEKDLDIGFAMDADGDRLQIVAKGGEILSEEETLPICLYYLLSKEKSDIVTNFSTTEHVEDVAERFNVRVLRTKVGEANVLKKMIEEDAIYGGEGNGGVIVKNFNMTRDAFFASALILSFLTEMGDSREFKKLFRKRIMKKLKFPISERKLPEKIEEFLCNLNSSEVNKEDGIRVKFQEGFIHARVSNTEPVLRVIMEAKETEVIKEWEKKIKELI from the coding sequence CTGAGCTTATTTTTTACTGTTAGCGGTTTAAGAGGAATTTCCCTTTTATCCTTAACTCCTGAATATGTTCTAAAAGTTGCAGCCAGTTTCTGTAATCTCTATGAAACTCCCTTTTTAATTGTAGGAAGGGATTCAAGACCCTCTGGAAGATATTTCATTCATGCTGTGATTTCAGCAGCACTTTCAAAGGGCAAAAAGGTTCTTGACTCTAAAATTGTTCCAACTCCAACACTTGTGTATTCTGTCAAAAAGAGGGAAAAAGAATCTTCTGGTATTATTGTTACAGCCTCTCACAATCCACCTGAATGGAATGCTTTAAAATTTGTTCATCCAGAAGGGAGATTTTTATTTGAAGAGGAAATTGAAAGACTTAAAAAAGAAATCAGATTTTTTAACTGGGAAAAAACTTTTAATGTTGGAACATCTAAACCCTTTGATCCTATGGAAGAGCATATAAAGGGAATTATTGAAAATAAATATGTCTTAACTGAAATAATTAAAGAAAAGAAATTCAAAGTTGGAGTTGATACAGCTGGTGGTGCAGGATTTGAAGCTTTTCCCCTTCTTCTTAAAAAATTGGGCTGTGAAGTTTTTACAATGGATACTCAATATGGAAAATACGAAAGACCCTTTGAACTTAGTGTGGAAAATATAAAAAAATTTGGAGATTTTGTAAAAGAAAAGGACCTTGATATAGGATTTGCAATGGATGCTGATGGTGATAGACTGCAAATTGTAGCAAAAGGTGGTGAAATTTTATCAGAAGAAGAAACTCTTCCAATATGTTTATACTACTTACTTTCAAAGGAAAAAAGTGATATAGTCACAAATTTTTCAACAACAGAACATGTAGAGGATGTTGCTGAAAGATTTAATGTAAGGGTTTTGAGAACAAAAGTTGGTGAAGCAAACGTATTAAAAAAGATGATTGAAGAGGATGCAATATATGGTGGAGAGGGAAATGGCGGAGTTATAGTTAAAAATTTCAATATGACAAGGGATGCCTTCTTTGCCTCAGCTCTTATTCTTTCCTTTTTAACAGAAATGGGAGATTCAAGGGAATTCAAAAAATTGTTTAGAAAAAGAATTATGAAAAAACTTAAATTTCCAATATCAGAAAGAAAGTTACCTGAGAAAATAGAGGAATTTCTATGTAATTTAAATTCCTCTGAGGTAAATAAAGAAGATGGTATAAGAGTAAAATTTCAGGAGGGTTTTATCCACGCAAGAGTATCAAACACAGAACCTGTTCTAAGAGTAATTATGGAAGCAAAAGAAACGGAGGTAATTAAAGAATGGGAGAAAAAGATAAAGGAATTAATTTAA
- a CDS encoding ferritin: MDKKILKALNDQMMREFFSSYLYLSMAAWFEKENLKGFSKWMKIQAWEELGHAMKFFEFITDRGEKPELEKLEKPKSEWNSPKEAFEDAYEHEKFITKNIHELYKLAEELNDYPTKIFLHWFIEEQVEEENQTFTILDTLKKIEKSTSDLYHLDHRLSKREFEKLDLKME; the protein is encoded by the coding sequence ATGGATAAAAAAATTTTAAAAGCCTTAAATGACCAGATGATGAGGGAATTTTTTTCCTCCTATCTTTACCTTTCAATGGCTGCCTGGTTTGAAAAAGAAAACCTAAAAGGCTTTTCTAAATGGATGAAGATTCAGGCATGGGAAGAGCTTGGTCATGCAATGAAGTTTTTTGAATTCATAACAGATAGAGGAGAAAAACCTGAACTTGAAAAACTGGAAAAACCAAAATCAGAATGGAATTCACCTAAAGAAGCTTTTGAAGATGCTTATGAGCATGAGAAATTTATAACAAAAAATATACATGAACTTTATAAATTGGCCGAAGAACTCAATGACTACCCCACAAAAATTTTCTTACATTGGTTCATAGAAGAACAAGTAGAGGAAGAAAATCAAACTTTCACAATTCTTGACACTCTTAAAAAAATAGAAAAATCAACATCAGATTTATATCATCTTGACCACAGGCTTTCAAAAAGGGAATTTGAAAAACTGGATTTGAAAATGGAATAA
- a CDS encoding OsmC family protein: MKVTVLNIEGLKFKGINEKGEVIILDSKESGPSPMETLLIALGGCTGMDVVSILKKMKVNYTYFGMEIEGIRRNEHPRVFEKINLKYVFKGENLDLEKIKKAIELSLSKYCSVANMLNKVSEINYKIEII; this comes from the coding sequence ATGAAGGTAACTGTTTTAAATATAGAAGGTCTAAAGTTTAAAGGAATAAATGAAAAAGGGGAGGTAATAATACTTGACTCAAAGGAATCGGGTCCTTCACCCATGGAAACCCTTCTAATTGCTCTTGGGGGTTGCACTGGAATGGATGTGGTTTCAATACTTAAAAAGATGAAAGTTAATTACACTTACTTTGGAATGGAGATTGAAGGAATAAGGAGAAATGAACATCCAAGAGTTTTTGAAAAAATAAACTTAAAGTATGTTTTTAAAGGCGAAAACCTGGATTTAGAAAAAATAAAAAAGGCAATAGAACTTTCTCTTTCTAAATACTGTTCTGTAGCGAATATGCTGAATAAAGTTTCAGAAATAAATTATAAAATAGAAATAATTTAA
- a CDS encoding glycosyltransferase family 2 protein: MKFSVIVVNFNSGEYLPYTLRSIKLNFENVKNFESEVIVVDNNSTDNSLEKAKKFFPEFKYIESKKNLGYGGGCNLGSKYAKGEILVFSNADIVIPKGTFEKIEEYFKKEEKLGILGPRFEYPDGSFQPSCRRYPRFKYLLFGRKSIGSFIFKNNPVTREFLYLDLEKENKACEVEGVVGAFMSIRREIFNLVGGFDERFFLFAEDIDLCLRVKEKGYKIFFAPDIRIVHFHGGSRRYLGLKSEHYLRKSIFKFFKKHNSINLFSRIILNLGLITSTALSSAISLIHKNGK, translated from the coding sequence ATGAAATTTTCAGTAATTGTAGTTAATTTTAATAGCGGAGAATATCTTCCCTATACCTTACGTTCAATAAAATTAAATTTTGAAAATGTTAAAAATTTTGAAAGTGAGGTTATTGTGGTTGATAATAATTCAACAGATAATTCTCTGGAAAAGGCAAAAAAATTTTTCCCTGAGTTTAAATATATTGAAAGTAAAAAAAATCTTGGCTATGGAGGGGGATGTAATCTTGGGTCTAAATATGCAAAGGGAGAGATACTTGTTTTTTCAAATGCAGATATAGTTATTCCAAAAGGGACTTTTGAAAAAATCGAAGAATATTTTAAAAAAGAAGAAAAATTAGGAATTTTAGGTCCAAGATTTGAATATCCTGATGGAAGTTTTCAACCCAGTTGTAGAAGGTATCCCAGGTTTAAGTATCTTTTGTTTGGAAGAAAATCAATAGGTTCTTTTATTTTTAAAAATAATCCTGTAACAAGAGAGTTTCTTTATCTTGATTTAGAAAAAGAAAATAAAGCCTGTGAGGTAGAGGGAGTTGTTGGTGCTTTTATGAGCATAAGAAGAGAAATTTTTAATTTAGTAGGTGGATTTGATGAAAGATTTTTTCTTTTTGCAGAAGATATTGACCTATGTTTAAGAGTGAAGGAAAAGGGATATAAAATATTTTTTGCCCCTGATATAAGAATTGTGCACTTTCATGGTGGTTCAAGGAGATATTTAGGCTTAAAATCTGAACATTATTTAAGAAAATCAATTTTTAAATTTTTTAAAAAACATAATTCTATAAATCTTTTTTCAAGAATTATTTTAAATCTTGGGCTTATTACATCAACAGCCTTATCCTCAGCGATTTCTCTTATTCACAAAAACGGTAAATAA
- a CDS encoding phosphomannomutase/phosphoglucomutase, whose amino-acid sequence MKINPFIFREYDIRGIADEDLKDENIWHIGKAIASYIISKGGKTISLGRDARLSSPRIHEVLLDAFLKSGLNVIDIGMVPTPLLYFSVFKFGLDGGIEITGSHNPKEFNGIKIMCGKETIYGKEIQKIREIIEKGEYSEGHGKRWIREDIVYEYIKEIKERVRIWDPEKYRILVDPGNGTCGPVIEKLYKEFKISFKGIYMEPDGNFPNHLPDPTVEKYMEDLKKFMREEKNFTAGFGFDGDGDRFGVIDEKLRIIYGDKILAILSKKVLEERRGSKIIFDVKCSQGVYEYIKKLGGEPIIWKTGHSLIKAKLREENAPIAGEMSGHLFFNDRFFGFDDAIYASLRFIEVLDTFGKKVSELVDEIPYYYSTPEIRVDCPDEFKFKVVEKLKKKFSKKYKIMDIDGVRINFPDGFGLVRASNTQPVLVLRFEGKTPERMEEIKNLILEELSKFEEVKIGSIP is encoded by the coding sequence ATGAAAATAAATCCCTTTATTTTCCGGGAATATGATATAAGAGGTATTGCTGATGAAGATTTAAAGGATGAGAATATCTGGCACATAGGTAAGGCGATTGCAAGTTATATAATCTCTAAAGGTGGTAAAACTATATCTCTTGGAAGAGATGCAAGACTTTCTTCTCCAAGAATACATGAAGTTCTTCTTGATGCTTTTTTGAAATCTGGTTTAAATGTCATTGATATAGGTATGGTTCCAACACCCCTTTTATATTTTTCAGTTTTTAAATTCGGTCTTGATGGGGGAATTGAAATTACAGGAAGTCATAATCCAAAGGAATTTAACGGTATAAAAATAATGTGTGGAAAAGAAACAATCTATGGTAAGGAAATTCAAAAAATAAGAGAAATAATTGAAAAGGGGGAATATTCAGAGGGCCATGGTAAAAGATGGATAAGAGAAGATATAGTTTATGAATATATTAAGGAAATAAAGGAAAGAGTTAGAATATGGGATCCTGAGAAATATAGAATTCTCGTTGACCCTGGTAACGGAACCTGTGGGCCTGTAATTGAAAAGCTCTATAAGGAATTTAAAATAAGTTTTAAGGGAATTTATATGGAGCCGGATGGCAATTTTCCAAATCATCTTCCTGACCCTACTGTGGAAAAGTATATGGAAGACCTTAAAAAATTTATGAGGGAGGAAAAGAATTTTACAGCAGGTTTTGGCTTTGACGGTGATGGTGATAGATTTGGAGTGATTGATGAGAAATTGAGAATAATTTATGGAGATAAAATCCTTGCTATTCTTTCAAAGAAGGTTCTTGAGGAAAGAAGAGGCAGTAAAATTATATTTGATGTTAAATGTTCTCAGGGGGTTTATGAGTATATTAAAAAATTAGGTGGAGAGCCTATTATCTGGAAAACAGGGCATTCTCTAATAAAGGCAAAATTAAGGGAGGAAAATGCTCCCATTGCCGGTGAGATGTCAGGGCACCTTTTCTTCAATGATAGATTTTTTGGTTTTGATGATGCAATTTATGCTTCTTTAAGATTTATTGAGGTGCTTGATACTTTTGGAAAAAAAGTTTCAGAACTTGTTGATGAAATACCTTACTATTATTCAACACCTGAAATAAGAGTTGATTGTCCTGATGAGTTCAAGTTTAAAGTTGTTGAAAAACTTAAAAAGAAGTTTTCTAAGAAGTATAAGATAATGGATATTGATGGAGTTAGAATAAATTTTCCTGATGGTTTTGGTCTTGTGAGAGCTTCTAATACTCAACCTGTTCTTGTTTTAAGATTTGAAGGGAAAACTCCTGAAAGGATGGAAGAAATAAAAAATTTAATTCTTGAAGAACTTTCAAAATTTGAAGAAGTCAAAATAGGTTCAATTCCTTAA
- a CDS encoding adenylosuccinate synthase, with translation MKSNFLAIIGLQWGDEGKGKIIDALKNEYNIGIRFQGGANAGHTVYRNGDKIVLHQIPSSILCPDKKALISCGCVLDPEALINEIENLNKKNISVKGRLFIDERTPLVFSFHKEEDILEEDKKKEHKIGTTGKGIGPAYRDLIARKALKIGEFKNKDLAFKKFKELWEFASEIRGARFGRPMIPCEELFEIYNEYFLKIKDFLTDGILFIKEMEEKGEIMLFEGAQGALLDTCLGTYPYVTSSHTVSGSISLSTGVAPWKIKRIIGVFKCYNTRVGEGPFPTEEKGEMGEYLREKGEEYGATTGRPRRCGWLDLPLLRYAVRIVGATELAITKIDVLSGLEKIKVCNEYEFDGKTLKFPPALPHELYEVKPIYMEFKGFEPDLNNNNLREFLFFIEKETGLKIKYVSASKDEELREF, from the coding sequence ATGAAATCAAACTTCCTTGCAATAATAGGTCTTCAATGGGGAGATGAAGGTAAGGGGAAAATTATAGATGCTCTTAAAAATGAGTATAATATAGGGATTAGATTCCAGGGAGGAGCAAATGCAGGACATACTGTATATAGAAATGGAGATAAAATAGTTCTTCATCAGATTCCCTCAAGTATACTCTGTCCAGATAAAAAAGCTTTAATCTCCTGTGGGTGTGTTCTTGATCCTGAAGCACTTATAAATGAGATTGAAAATTTAAATAAAAAAAATATTTCTGTAAAAGGGAGACTTTTTATAGATGAAAGAACTCCACTTGTTTTTAGCTTTCACAAAGAGGAAGATATTTTAGAGGAGGATAAAAAAAAAGAACACAAAATAGGAACAACAGGAAAAGGAATAGGACCTGCTTATAGAGATTTAATTGCAAGGAAGGCATTAAAAATAGGGGAGTTTAAAAACAAGGATTTAGCCTTTAAAAAATTTAAGGAATTGTGGGAATTTGCAAGTGAGATAAGGGGTGCAAGATTTGGAAGACCGATGATTCCCTGTGAGGAGCTCTTTGAAATATATAATGAATATTTTTTAAAAATAAAGGATTTTTTAACAGATGGTATTCTTTTTATAAAGGAAATGGAAGAAAAGGGAGAAATAATGCTTTTTGAAGGCGCTCAAGGGGCTCTTCTTGATACTTGTCTTGGAACTTATCCCTATGTAACATCCTCTCATACAGTTTCTGGGTCAATTTCTTTATCAACAGGTGTTGCACCATGGAAAATAAAAAGAATAATAGGAGTTTTTAAATGTTATAATACAAGGGTGGGAGAAGGACCATTTCCAACAGAGGAAAAGGGTGAAATGGGAGAATATTTAAGGGAAAAGGGAGAGGAATACGGAGCAACAACAGGTAGGCCAAGAAGATGTGGATGGCTTGACCTTCCTCTTTTAAGATATGCGGTAAGAATAGTTGGAGCAACAGAACTTGCAATTACAAAAATAGATGTTTTATCTGGTTTGGAAAAGATAAAGGTTTGTAATGAGTATGAGTTTGATGGAAAAACACTAAAGTTCCCTCCAGCCTTACCTCATGAGCTTTATGAAGTAAAACCCATATACATGGAATTTAAAGGTTTTGAACCTGATTTAAATAATAATAATTTGAGAGAATTTCTTTTTTTTATTGAAAAGGAGACAGGTTTAAAAATTAAGTATGTATCCGCGTCAAAAGATGAAGAGCTTAGAGAATTTTGA